The genomic DNA CTGTGAAATGTTAGATAAGGGGGACTATATTAAAGTTACTTTAACTTTACTGAGTTGAAACTAAGCACAATAAATGAGTAAAATTTGGGTGAAATTTCAGGAACTGAGATCTTCCTAGATACCCAACATTTCCAAATTTAAAGAGGAGCTTTTAATATTTGGATCATCAAATGATATTTCACTGATCAAGTATTTACCTCTTTCACAGTCTTTTTGATGAAGACTTTTCTGTCAGACAAGTCATAACTGGGATAGCTTTCATACACCTGTAACAACCAATTTAACACCAAGTTAAGTCAAATAGTATACTCAGAACATTTTCCCAATGAGTAAGGGTCAAACTGGATGTACCACAAACAGTATCCCAttagtttttaaaatacattaagagcAGGCATGAAAGGTATGAATCTGGATTGGGACTGCTGCATTTGGGGAGGCTGCTTTTTAAAGCCTCATTAAAATTGTTCCCTCCCCCCGTTTGCACCACAGGAGTTAAATATTAGTTAACCATATGTCATGTCTGACTCCACTCCACTTTCCCAACATAACATAAAGACTTGTACTTGCAAAAAATTCTGTTCTCTTCCCTGACTCTCCTCACTATGCATGTAGAAGTGTCTAATATACCTTTTGCAATTTAAATGTGAGTACCAGAATGGAGAGATTGCTTGTTTATTAAATTGAAGCATCTCCCTTTACCTTTGATATTGCAAGGGAGGTATAAAAGGTAGATATAATATCCAAATAGATGTTTTGCGTCAAAATTAGGACTGAGAAGACTCAGAGTCAGTTCTCTGGTTCATCTCGAAGAGCCCTTAGATCACTCACAGTTTTTTAGTCTAACCTtcacagttgttgttttgtttgtttttgcaaggaCAGAACAGGGATTGCTTATGGCCCTGCCCTGAGCCCCTTGGAGGCAAAGCAGGATCTGGAGAAACTACTAGGGGATGACATGGGACCTATGCTAGTTATCTTTCAGGGGTTAACCTAAATATATTTTACTACGTTTAGTGTAATTATACCATACTGTGATAATGGGATTATGACTGCCCCCAAGGAAAATAAACATAAACTGAGTTCACTTGTCTTTTCCTGCACCAACAAGAAAGTGTAAGAATTTATGAAATGTGCATGCATTTTTACATTTGACTAAAGGTTTCTAACTGCGAACCAGTGATAAGGGGGAGACAAATCTTCACCGCTTCATCTTTCTTCAGAAAATTAACAATGTGAAAGTAGCAATTAATGGATACCAACTGCAAATCAACATTAGGCAGTTTCGTGTCTATATAAAATGCAGTACAAGGAAAACTAACATGGTAAATGAGATCACTCCCCAGTTATCTCCAATTTACTCTCCCCATACCACTTCTTCCTCCAATTCTTTTGAACATGTCCTTGAAATGttataatgtcccttgcttgcctggatcaAGATATATGAGCAGAaacctttgaattttttttggacGGACTGTACCCTACCCTACTGTAGAAATATAAAATTACATCTATTGCACCATCCACCGCTGGCAAGTGGCccccaaaaggttccccactaGGAATATGGCCCTTatgctgaaaaaggttccccattcctgcttttaGGGCCACAGGGAGTTTTCCAAATTTCCctaatttgcaaaggaaaacttTCCAGAAAAACTCACATTACTGCTGTAAACtgcaagcaaaacaacaaaagtgGAAAACTAATGTCATAAATCTGTACCTCTTTGCAAATTTGTTTCATTGTAACTTCCTCTAGGTTTGCATTGGCCAGGAGTTTCTTCACTGTTTCTTTCAGCTCTTCATCTGTAGGTGGCTTTTTCAACTTTTTAATTAAAGGCTCATCATCCGAACTATCCTCTGATTCACTTTCTAAATGTAAAGATATTTTTCAATTAAAATGTGGATAATGATTTCTTTCTGATTAAGCATTTTCACCTGGACCAAAAAACTGAATGACTTAGTTGTGTTCAAGCACTTTTGAACTTGGGCTTTTCAAATGGCAGCTGCCAAGACCAGCTAGCAAACCTCTTTGGAAATGGAGAGAAGTTTCAAAAACAATTTATGGGGTTGTGGTTTCACTTCTCTCTGCTCACATATCCCAGCATATCCCCTATTTGTTACCTTTGATCTCCCAACTCTACCTACAACTAAAGGTCTCCTGCTCCTTTAAAACCATTGGCCATTTCCCCATTGCTGCCACCTGCCTCCTCCCTGGGGTCCCTACAAAGCCATGCCCCAGGGAGGTGACTAGATCAGTCACTCAGCTACTCTACTGAGTCCAGGCTTTCTATGAATAAGTGCATGCACATCAGGTATGTAGGGTGAGGTATATTAACCTTAAAATCCACCCAGACCAGAACAGGCAGTTAAAACACACATATATTAGGGAACATAATACAGTACCTAGAAAAAGCAGCCATTTTATATAGAACACTCAGTTCTAATGCCCTATCTTAACAAAACTCTTCTCCTTAAAAGCCATGCTAACTCTAACCATTTCTCTTCTCTCATTTCCTTCTTGTCTCTTCAGCCACTCTTTTTAAACTGTCATTTTCAACAGACGCTCTTCACCTGTCGCTTGCTCTCACTCCTCCCAACATTCTACCACAATGCCCTGCTGTCAAACATTCTTCCATTCACTTTTCTGTCTTTGTTACAAAGCATCCATCTTTATGCCCCCCACTTTATTTAAGTATGTATAATTGTATTTGCATATACTCTTCTGTTCTTGTCCCCGTCTGCTCGTAGGACCCCAGAAAGATAGGTTCACCTTTTTTGGAATTGTTCTGATTCTTCTTGGTTGTGCTGCTATCTGCTTTCTTGACGTAAGCATTCTTTGTGCCCTTTTTGCTTTTCACAGCTGTCTTTtgcttgggtttttcttttttggatgaCTTTTTAGGTGGCTATGGTATGATAAAAAGAGCATCAAAGTCTATTACAATATAAACCACTCCTAACACTATGAAGCTTCTTGCTAAAGCATAGTTTATTGCTAGAAAGCACTCTTTGTAGCAAAGGCAAAATACACATGCAAGCTATTTGTAACTGCATTATTTGTCTCTAGTTTTAATAATGCCCCTGCATTTTAAGAGAACATGCCTTTCTGCTTTTGCAGGGATACAAAAAGTTACCTTGCATTATATAGTGAAGGTGGTGAACTGTCCAAGTTTGGCCTGCTAACCATtttttttgtgcccccccccccgcaaaagccATCAGCTGATAGTGACAGTGTCCTATTGCTAGTATGCTGTCACTGTAAAGTTGCAGTGGGTGATGAAGGTGTGAGGCTGAAAGGGGTTAGCCAGTTCTGTTGAGAACTGTACCTATGTTTGAGGTGAGCACCAAGCATTTTTGTCCCTAAAATAACAAGCTGTAATTATTCGAAGAACAATGAACCTGTGGTACATTCCTATCCACACTTCTagcaaacaagtctttgtatttTATCAGCATCTAGTCACTACTTTCAAGTTTAAGTCTGTTGATCACTAAGCAAATATCTTAAAAGTCAATAGGTCTATGGAATGAAAATATTCTTCTCTATAACCCTATCATCTCCAGCTCAATGCCCTTTAAGCAAATCAGAGAGCCTACTGTAACTGGCCTTCAACATGGGTAGTTTACAAATAGGTCCTACCTCCTCTTCACTTTCTTTATCTTCTTCAGAtgattcttctttctctttcttttcatctTCCTCACTACTGGATTCATCTGACAGGATCTCAGGACATTTAGTGCGCTTGCCTTTCCGTGCTGTTCCAGAGCTACTGCGTTCCTTTTTCCCACTTTTGTTAGGTGTTTTCTTGGATTTTGGCAATGGCTATTAAATATTGAAAATTTGGGCAATTCAAAGAACGAAATAGTTTTAAAACTCTCTATTTATAAGACACTATAGGAGATAAGTAATTGCTTAGACCTTAACCACCTTCAAAGTGTTATCCTTCACTATGGTCATTTTGAAAAGGTACCATGAGATTACAGATTTCTTTTAGAATACATGTATTATTTGAGGGTAATTATTCAATTGAAGGTATTTCCTCTATTTAAGATGGTCATACTGTGAGTTCTAtttcttatgtagccaaaacaataTCATATCTGTAGAAGATGGAggaactaaagaagtgccatggtcagatcactgtcctctcccccatgcttttcaacatctatatgcagctgctggaagagatcatcagggggtttgggctgggtgttcatcagtatgcggatgatacccagctctacctctctttcaaatcagaaccagtgaaggtggtgaaggtcctttGTGAGTGTCTAggggtggttggaggatggatggtggctaacagattgaggttgaatcctgacacgaccaaagtactgttttggggggacaggtgtggaggactccctggccctgaatggggtaactgtgcccctgaaggatcaggtgagcagcctgggagtcattttggactcagagctgtccatggaggtgcaggttaattctgtatccagggcagctgtctaccagctccaactggtacacaggctgagaccctacctgcctacggactgtctcaccagagtggtgcatgctctagttatctctcgcttggtttactgcaatgcgctctatgtggagctacctttgaaggcgacctggaaactacaactaccggtaatccaaaatgcggcagctggactggtgactgggagcggccgctgagaccacataacaccggtcttgaatgacctacattggctcccagtacgtttccgagcacaattcaaaatgttggtgctgacctttaaagccccaaatggcctcggtccagtatacctcaagaagcgcccccaccccccatcgttttgcccggacactgaggtccagtgccgagggccttctggcggttccctcattacgagaagccaagttacagggaaccaggcagagggccttctcggtagtggcacccgccctgtggaacgccatcccaccagatgtcaaagagaaaaacaactaccagacgtttagaagacatctgaaggcagccctgtttagggaggcttttaatgtttaatagattattgcattttagtgttctgttggaagtcgcccagagtggctggggaaaaccagccagatgggtggggtataaataaattattattattattattattattattattattattattattatagcagatCTGGAGGGACTCcaaagtttgcataagttagttgtcacaaaagttgttgagttttttatAGGGGGGAattgtttatttatataccatccttcatcttaAGATCTTTAGTAGGGGAACATCCTCC from Lacerta agilis isolate rLacAgi1 chromosome 7, rLacAgi1.pri, whole genome shotgun sequence includes the following:
- the DEK gene encoding protein DEK isoform X2 is translated as MSSVTEKDGSLSAEQTEERQPETEDKVEDSEEDEEEEEKEKSLIVEGKREKKKVERLTMQVSSLQKEPFTITPGKGQKLCEIERIQYFLSKKKTDELRNLHKLLYNRPGTVASLKKNVGQFSGFPFEKGSDQYKKKEEMLKKYRNAMLKSICEVLDLERSGVNSELVARILNFLMHPKPSGKPLPKSKKTPNKSGKKERSSSGTARKGKRTKCPEILSDESSSEEDEKKEKEESSEEDKESEEEPPKKSSKKEKPKQKTAVKSKKGTKNAYVKKADSSTTKKNQNNSKKESESEDSSDDEPLIKKLKKPPTDEELKETVKKLLANANLEEVTMKQICKEVYESYPSYDLSDRKVFIKKTVKEVNT